The Nostoc sp. 'Lobaria pulmonaria (5183) cyanobiont' genome window below encodes:
- a CDS encoding ABC transporter ATP-binding protein, whose amino-acid sequence MTEPLIELKGVSKSFGSHKVLDNIDLTIYRGEALGIIGPSGTGKSTILRVIAALLSPDEGEIYVQGVRREGLIEDGGQQVGIGMVFQQAALFDSLTVEENVGFLLYQNSKLPRSRIRDLVKEKLEMVGLPEVGDLYPAELSGGMRKRVSFARAIMSNPDTPNEGPEVLLYDEPTAGLDPIASTVIEDLIRHLQCLHGVCSTYAVVTHQDSTIRRTSDRLIFLYEGKVQWQGTVSEIYNTEHPLIRQFISGSVQGPIKVAG is encoded by the coding sequence ATGACTGAACCATTGATTGAACTGAAAGGTGTTTCTAAGTCCTTTGGTAGCCATAAAGTTCTAGATAATATAGACTTAACTATTTACCGGGGAGAAGCACTAGGGATTATTGGGCCATCAGGGACTGGGAAATCAACTATCTTACGAGTAATAGCGGCGTTACTTAGTCCTGATGAAGGAGAAATTTATGTGCAAGGAGTGCGGCGAGAGGGTTTGATTGAAGATGGCGGCCAGCAGGTTGGCATTGGTATGGTGTTTCAGCAGGCGGCACTATTTGATTCGCTGACAGTGGAGGAGAATGTAGGATTTTTACTTTATCAAAATTCAAAGCTACCGCGATCGCGCATCCGAGATTTGGTAAAAGAAAAATTGGAGATGGTAGGTTTGCCAGAAGTAGGCGACCTCTACCCAGCCGAACTTTCCGGGGGAATGCGCAAACGGGTGAGTTTTGCCCGTGCGATTATGTCTAACCCCGACACTCCCAATGAAGGTCCAGAAGTTTTACTATACGACGAACCAACCGCCGGACTCGATCCCATAGCCTCGACAGTAATCGAAGATTTAATCCGCCATTTGCAATGTTTGCATGGAGTTTGTAGTACTTATGCCGTTGTTACCCACCAGGACAGCACTATCCGCCGTACATCTGATAGACTTATATTTCTCTATGAAGGTAAAGTGCAGTGGCAAGGTACAGTTAGTGAAATATACAACACAGAACATCCCTTGATCAGACAATTTATCAGTGGAAGTGTTCAAGGCCCGATTAAAGTCGCCGGCTAG